In Dryocola sp. LX212, the genomic stretch CAGGGTGAACTCCAGCCCGGCGGCAGCAGGATGGTTACCGACGATGCGGTTTGCCAGACGGAAGGCAAAGTCGTCCATCGGGCCGGACGGCGGCACGCCAATGTCCCAGTAGCCGAGGCGGCCAGGGCTGTCCTGCACGCTGCTCCAGGTCCCCGGTTCCAGCACTTCTATCGCATGGGCTTCGTAAACAACCGTATCCAGCAGGCGCGTCCACATCACGCCGGCCTTGAATTCTGCCAGCTGAACAATCTGGCGCAGGTAGTCCAGGTTGGTGGCGATGCCGTGCAGACGGGTCGTCGCCAGCGCTTCGTTCAGTTTACTTAATGCATGCTGGCGATCGTCACCGTGGACGATCACTTTGGCGATCATCGGGTCATAGAAGGCGCTGACTTCGCTGCCGGTGCTCACCCAGCCGTCCACGCGAACATCCTCAGGAAAGCAAACGTCCGTCAGCACGCCCGGGGCTGGCTGGAAGTTTTTCAGTGCGTCCTCGGCGTAGATCCGCACTTCAATCGCAGCGCCCTTTGGCGGCTTCGTAAGACGTTGCCAGTCAAGCGTAACGCCAGCCGCAACGTTAACCATGCACTCAATCAGATCCAGGCCGGTGACCATTTCGGTAACCGGGTGCTCCACCTGCAGACGGGTATTAACCTCAAGAAAATAGAACGCATCGCGAGCCGCATCATAGATAAACTCCACGGTGCCCGCGCTGCGGTAGTTAACGGACTCACCCAGGGCAACTGCGGCGGCATGAATTGCCTCGCGTGTAGCCTGCGGCAGATTTGGCGCGGGGGTTTCTTCTACCACTTTTTGGTTGCGGCGCTGCAGCGAGCAGTCGCGTTCGCCAAGCGCCACCACTTTGCCTTTGCCATCACCAAAGATCTGCACTTCCAGATGACGCGCCCGATCAACAAAGCGCTCGATAAAGACGCCATCATCGCTGAAAAACTGTTGTCCCATCCGTTTGACGCTCGCCCAGGCTTCCGTTAACCCTGCTTCATCGTCGCAGCGGGTAAGGCCAATGCCGCCCCCGCCAGCGGTGGTTTTCAGCATCACCGGATAGCCAATTTCTGCCGCTGCCAGCTGTGCTTCCTGCAGGGTGAGCAACAGGCCAGTGCCCGGCGTCATCGGCACGTCCGCTTTGAAAGCCAGATCCCGGGCGCAGTGCTTCAGGCCAAAATCACGGATCTGCGCCGCCGTCGGGCCGATAAAGACAATCCCGGCCTCTTCGCAGGCCTGTGCGAACTCGGCTCGTTCAGACAGGAAGCCGTAGCCGGGAAAGATGGCCTGCGCGCCGCTCTGTTTTGCCGCTGCGAGAATTTTATCGATATCCAGGTAGCTCTCCGCCGCCTTTTCACCACCGAGAGCGATGGCAACGTCAGCATCCATTACGTGCTGCGCATTTGCATCCGGGTCGGAATAGACCGCTACGCTGGTCATCCCCATTTTCTTAAGCGTTCTGATAGCGCGAACGGCTATTTCGCCACGGTTGGCAATCAAGACTGTGCTGAACATATTTCCTCCTCAGGCGCTGTGGTGACGGGCAAGCCAGGCTTTCCAGCCGCCCCACGCGGTGATATCCGTGGCGTCAGCAAGGGCTGACGATTCGCAAATAAACCCTTTCACGGTGGTGCCGTCCTCAAGCGTCAGGGTGCCAATGCCGAGCGGCGCGGGAATTTCCGCTACAAACTCGCCAAAGCGCGCCAGCGGGACGTCCCACAGTTCAAGCGCAATCGGCTGTCCCTGCTGGCTGCGGGCCAGGCCTGGCTTCGCGGGCTGGGTATTGGCTAAGGCGTAAAGGCGGTAGTTGTCGGCGGTACGGGCTTCTTTGATGAAAACCGCATTGCGAGTGGTGAGCTGATGGTTAAGCGGCATGCCGCGCAGGTGCGCGCCAACCACCGCCACACGGACGTGATCCGCCGACGGTTTTTCCGCCGCCGCATCCGGCAAGGCTATGTTCGTGGCGCCTAAAGGTAGATTTATCGCGGACTGCCATGCGGTGCCGAAGTGGCTCAGCGCTTGGTCGTGCCATGCTGGGGCAATCAGCGTGATCCCGGCAGGCAGGCCGTCATCCCGAAAATCCCCCGGCAGCGCCAGCGCGCAGAGATCGGCAAGGTTGGTAAAGTTGGTGTAGGTGCCAAACTGCGAGTTGTAACGCACCGGCTCCTGCGCCATTTCCGCGATGGTATGAATTGTTGGCGAGGTTGGCACGACCAGCGCATCAAATTCAGCCAGCCGGGCGTTAATTTTCCGGGAGAGTTCGGCGCGGGTATATTCCGCCTGCCAGGCGTCGCAGGCGCTGAAGTTCAGGCCGTTAGCGACGATGCCGCGCACGGTCGGATCCATCTCTTCCGGCTGATTTTTGAATATTTCCCCCACCGCTACGGTGCGTTCGGCCACCCAGGCGTCGTTATAGAGCTGCTCCGCCAGCGCGTTGAAATCGCCGAAGTCGATGGCAACCAGCTCTGCGCCCTGCTCCCGCAACCGTGCCAGCGATTTAGCAAACGCTGCTTCGCTTTGCCTGTCGCCGAAAAATTCCAGCTTGTCAGGGATGGCAAAGCGGGGTTTATCGCTGAAACGAGCCGGGGCCGCTTTCGGATTTGCACGGGAATAGGGATCCTGCGGATCGTATCCGCCTGCTACCGCCGCCACGGTTTGCGCATCGGCAACCGTTAGGGCAAAGACGGACACGCAGTCGTTCAGGCGGCAGGCGGGAACCACGCCGTGGGCAGAAAGCCAGCCTTTGGTCGGTTTTAGGCCCACGATGTTATTGAACCCCGCCGGCACGCGGCCCGACCCGGCGGTATCAGTCCCCAGCGCAAAGCAAACCAGCCCGCGAGCGACCGCGGATGCGGAACCGGAGCTGGAGCCGCCGCTGACATACTCAGGATCAAAAGCGTTCTGCACCGCGCCAAACGGCGAGCGCGTGCCGACCAGGCCCGTGGCAAACTGATCGAGATTCGTTTTGCCGACGGCAACTGCCCCCGCCGCTTTCAGCCGGGCGACGACCGTTGCGTCCTGTTCCGGCAGATAAGTAAAGGCCGGACAGCCCGCGCTGGTGGGCATGCCAGCGACATCGATATTATCTTTTACGGCAAAAGGCACGCCTAAAAGCGGGAAGTCATTAACTTGCTTTTCGCCAGAATTAATCAGCTGGAATATCGAGGTTAACTGAGAATATATTTCGTCATGCGTGGCGATATATATCCACGCGCTGTCTTCGCGGGATAAATTAGCATCCAGGCTCTGATAAGCCGCCACCAGCTGCTGCGGCTGCTGGCGATAAAACGCGACCCATTCGGATAGGGTTGAAACTGACATAAGCTGGCATCCCATCTGGTATACAAGATGAGAGTATTAAAGCATTAAGCGTGCCAGTTATTTATTTTGCATTTATTACAGTGGGATAGATTCAACATAAGATTTTCTTATTATATATTTGCACTATTCTAGAGCGGAATTTCGATTAATTAACGTTTACGTGGTGCAAGCGATGGATGACGCTGATACTTATCCGCCTTACTGAATAAAAATAGCGTAAGCGTCATCCATCGTAGAAACCTGCTAAATAATCGTGCCGCCTTTGGTTAACTCTTCGCGGCGATGCTCCGCCTCTTCGCGGGTATGATGCCCTTTGTGCGCTATGGCGGTGCGCAGACGCTGCTGCTGGGTATAGCGATCTTCACGGCTTAATTCCGCATCGTCGCTCAGCTCAATCAGCAGTTCGTTCATATGCTCAATGCTGCACTCAGCAATTTGCGCGTCTACGCGTGCGATAACGTCGTCCAGATGTGCCATGGTTTCTCCTCTTGTCGGTGGATGACGCTTTAGCTTATCCACCGGTTAGTTAATCTTTACCTTCGAAAAATCACTGCCGTTCAGGCTGACACTATACCCACTCACGTTGCTGCGCGTGGCATAAAATGTTTTGCCGTTGGCCAGCGGGATCCACGGCGCCTGCTGATAGAAAATCTCCTGCGCCTGCTCGTAGAGCTTCGCACGGGCAGCCGGGTCGCTGGTCAGCTTCGCCTTCTGGATCAGCGCGTCGTAGCCCTTATCGCACCAGCGGGCGACGTTCGAGCCGCTTTCGATGCTGCCGCAGCCTAACAGCGTATCGGCGAAGTTATCCGGGTCGCCGTTGTCGGACATCCAGCCGAACAGCGCCGAAGCGTCTTCCCCTTTGCGCATGCCGGAGAGGTATTCGCCCCACTCAAAGGTGACGATTTTGGCGTTTACGCCCACCTTCGCCCAGTCCGCCTGAATCATTTCCGCGATGCGGCGGGAGTTCGGGTTATACGGGCGCTGCACCGGCATTGACCACAGATCGGTTTCAAACCCCTTCTCAAGCCCGGCCTGCTTCAGCAGCGCCTTCGCTTTTTCAGGATCGTAGCTGTAATCCTTGAGATCTTTGTTGTAGCCCATCATGGTCGGCGGAATTGGTGAATTCGCGACGGAGCCCGAGCCCATGAACACGGCGTTAACGATCGCTTTTTTATCCACGGCATAGTTAAGCGCCTGGCGAACCAGCACGTTATCAAACGGTTTTTTAGTTGTGTTGAACGCCAGGTAGCCCACGTTCAGGCCGTCAATGGAGCGCAGCGCAAGGTCTTTATTAGCCTTGATGGCGTCGAACTGGACCGGGCTTGGCGCGGGGATAATCTGACACTCATTTTTTTGCAGCTTCGCCAGGCGAGTCTGCACGTTAGGCGTAATCGAGAAGATCAGGTGTTTAGTCGGCACTTCGCCGTCCCAGTAGTTCGGGTTCGCCACGTAGCGGATCAGGGAGTCCACCTTATATTCCTGCAGCGCGTACGGCCCGGTGCCGATGGGCTGGGTATCCACCAGTTCAGGGGTGCCCTTTTTCATCATCGCATCGGCATATTCTGAGGACAGAATAGACGCAAAGTCCATGCCCCAGTCTGCAAGGAACGCCGCATTCGGCTCGCTCAGCGTAAACTGCACGTGATAGTCGTCGATTTTTTTCACGTCGATGATGAGCTTTTCCAGCCCGACGTCGTTGAAGTATTCGTAGTTCGACTGCGAAACCTTGTGATACGGATGATTCGCATCTTTCTGGCGCATCACCGAGAAAATAACGTCATCGGCGTTGAAGTCACGCGTCGGCTTAAAGTATTTGTTGCTGGTGAACTTCACGCCTTTGCGCAGCGTGAAGGTGTAGGTTCTGCCGTCCGGGCTGATTTTCCACTCAGTGGCCAGCGACGGCACGGGCATATTATCGCTCGGACGGAAGGTAATCAGGCGGTTATACAGCGTCTGCGAGCTGGCGACAAAGGTCGGGCCGGAGCTGGCGATCTGCGGGTTAAAAGATTCCGGCGAGGCTTCGGAGCAGTAAACCAGCGTGCTGGCAGGCGCGGCATACGCGGCACCGGCGGTGGAAAGAGCGGCGATTAACAACCCGAGAAGCGTTTTCCCTGTAGTCATAGCGTTGCCTTTATTAGTTTGCCAAATGGATAGTGTGATTATTATTTTGAATATTAATATCATCACAGGCAGGCGCGGGCGGCAAATAACAAAAGTCTATCTTGTTATTCATTTTGAGCGTTTTTTGCTTATTTTGGCAGCAGCGACAGGAGATAAAGCTGGGGTTGTGCGCCCTCTGCCGGACTGGAAGAGGGCGAATGGGAATAAGGTTACTTCAGACTTTCCGGCAGCTTAATTACCCAAAGCTCATTGAGCGACTGCGGCTTCTCCAGCGGCTTCAGGCCGATTTTGACAGACACTTCCTTGCCGTCGCGGATCAGGTGGCCTTTGCCGTCAACCTGGTAATCGTCCGGGTTCTCCAGCACCGGCTGCAGGCCGAAGTCATTGTCGTTAATCACCGCGATGGTCTGGCTATCAATAAGCGTCATACCCTCCGCTTTTTCCTGCTGCCAGCCAAGCTTGCGCAGATCCAGCGCCTCTTTCTTTTCCGCCAGCCTGATGCCGCGCGACTTAAGCTGCTGCGCATCGTTAAACTCTGGTGCCTGCTCTTTATCGAACCCGCTCAGGTCCGTAGCCTGGGAAAGATCGACAACGTAGACCAGATTGCGCATGACTTTGTTTTTATCACCGCCCTGCTCAAGCAGCAGAATGCGGTTGTCGTCCAGCGCCACGATATCGCCAATTTTGGCATCTTTGGCCTTCTTGTAGACGTCGGCATCGATTGGGTAGCCGTACATCGCCGTTTTGCCGGTAGCCGGGTCGATGCTGACCAGGCGGGTAAACAGCGCGCTGTTTTTACTTTTTCCGTCGATATCCAGCGTACTTTGCACGGCGGCGATAATGCGTCCGTCCGGCATCCGCGTTATCCCTTCAAACCCTCGGTTGGCCTGACGCCATTTGATGATGTTCGGCAGGCCCCCGGCCACGCCCTTCTCGCCCTGTTCCGCCTGCGGGCCGTACTTTTTAAGGATTTTACCGCTGGCGTCAATATTGACGATAAACGGGCCGTATTCATCGCACAGCCAGTAGCCGCCCTTGCCGTCCGGCGTGATGCCTTCGGTGTCCAGCCCGCGTTTGTCACTCGCCAGCCGCATCAATTTATCATCGAGAGCAACTTCATTGGTTGCGCCTATCAGCCCTTCCGGCAGCGGCAGGCCGCTGACTGGCCCCTGGTCGTCGTGCAGTGGATGGGCGTCGGTCGCCAGCGCTTTGCCATCGACTACGCGGATGGTCATCAGCAGCGGCGTAAACTTCGGACTGGCAAAAATTTTAGAATCTTTTTTGCCCGCCTTCGGCGAGTCGGCATTTGGGCCGCGATCGGTCACCGTGGCGAAAATTAGGTCGTTACCTTCTTTACGCAGAAACTGTAGTCCGGAGCCTACGCCTACCGGCAGGCCGTCGGGAAACTGGCTGGCGTACGTGCCGGTATAGGCGACGCGGTCACCCTGCGGAAAAGTGACAACGTAACGATTAACCAGAGGCTCAGCGGCCTGGCTTAACAGAGGGAAAAGAGAAAGAGCCAGCAGCGCAAGGGGTTTTAATTTCATTGTTTTACGGATCCGTGGTTTTGGTGTCACGGAGTTATAAAACAGTCTGATGACATAATTATGACGGCTAAAGGCGGTCTCCCCCAGTGCGCTGTCTCTTAGTCACAACTCACTCCGGTCATACGTCAGGATTGATCTGTTAACCGGCTGGTTTTCCGTTCACCCGACCGTCTGGTTATCTCTGCTACCGTTGCGAACCGTGAACGTGTCATGGGGAATACGCCATCCCCCTGACAACCCCGGCGCCCGGCAAATAAATCGCCGCTGAAGCGGTAAACTCCGGTTTTTACCCAACATGCAGGGTCGTTCGCGATTCGTTCCCGACGATCGCTCTCTCACGTTGTTCCCGACAACGTGACCCTGCCTGAAGGGCAAAAACCGGAGCGATTTAAGCCGGGAACAGGGTGTCGCTTTGAGTTAACTATCGCATCAGAAATAGCATCGCTTTAAAACCTACAGCGACATCGGAGGTGGGACATTCATGAAAGTTGACGCGAGGGTGTTGGGTCCGGCTTAAATCGCCTCCATTTTTGGCTTCATGGCCGGGTCCAGCCGTCGGGAACGGCTGGAGGTTGTGATCGTCGGGAACGAATCGCAACCGACCCGGACAGGGAGCCAAAAATGGAGGTTTACCGCCGCAGGTGGCGATTTATTGCCGGGAGTCGGGAGCCCAGAGGGTGTGACGGCGAACACCCTCTGGACGTTCACCGGTTCGGCAGCAACATATGCCACCTGACGCAAAGTGAACGGAATCTTCTCGATCTCGCCAGTAACTGACTCAAAGATCTATATAAGAGACAGCCTGTGCGGGGGAGAAAATAATTACAGGCCCCGCTCGCCGATTAAGCGCGCCAGCGCGCTGTCGTTTTGCAGCAGCTGCCAGGCATTCATGACCTGCACGGGGATCTCAACCTGGACGATATAATCGCGGCCCTGCGGTCCGTATCCCTGCAGGTCGTCACGAATTCGCGGGATTTCCCCCAGAATTAACGAGATGTAGCGGGCAACGGGCCATAGCCCTTTCTGCGGAGGGGAAAACTGGCTGCTGCGCTCGTCGGCAACCATCAAAGGCACGATGCCCGGCCAGCTTCGCCAATCTGGCTGCTGGCTTTCCCCCTGCCAGGCGCGTTCAAACGTTGCCAGGGTGCGGCGCTGCATGGTGGGATCCTGAATCACGATGATTCGCGCGGGCGCCATTCCCTGCTCTGCAAGGCGTTCTTTCGTGAAGCTCGCGTTCTCGCCGCAGTTGGTAGATTTCTCTTCGGTAACGATACGCTCGGCGGGGATTTTCCAGAACTCCGTGGCGATGTCTTTGATGATCGCCGCCTCCGCACGTCCGGTGGTCGGTATGGTGTTATAGCGTGGATGGACGGCAATAGCGCCGTAAAGAAACGTGGTTGAATGGCCAATCCCACCTGTAATCAGCAAAGGCAGTTCGCTGGCCGCGGCAAGCTGGCATGCGGCATCGATGGTGGGGATCACGGCGTTACCCGCCAGCACGATGAGATCGGCGTCATCCGCCTGGGGAGATTCAACAAAATCATTGCGGGCCAGCCACTGCCCCAGGGTGTTAATCGCCCCGATGGTTGTTGCCTGTAAGGCCGGGAAAGTTGTCGTCAACATAACCCCTCCGTGTCAAAAAACCAGTATGCATCATATATCGGCACGGTCGGGCTGGGTATCAGATGGTGCTGAAAGGAAGAGTGATGACTTTACAGCGGCGCGCCCGAAGCGGTCACGCCGCAATGGTCAGGCTTCCGGCTTGTCCTCAGGCTTATTAATTTCGTCCGGGGAGACTTCTTTAAAGCCCGCTTTGTTTTTGGTGACCGCATACTCCACGGCCTTCTCGCCCTTCACGCTGGTGGTGAGCTTGACAGAATCAACGCTGACTTTGCCAATCAGCGATCTTGCGTAGCCGCCAATCTGGTAGGTCCCTTCGGGCAGACGAAGCGCCACGCTTTCGCCGACTTTCAGCGCGGCGGCATCCTTACCGTCAACGGTAACCACCACCGTTGTGCCATCGTCAACGCGGGTCCATGCATGTTCCACGGTGACGAGCGTCGGGCCGGTGGTGAAGTCAGCCGCGGGTTCGCCGGTTACGGGTTTCGCACAGCCCAAAAGTGAAAAAACCGCCAGGGCGGTGAGGGTAAAACGGTAACTCATTGCTTATTATCCTGCGGGAGTAAGTTATTTTTCTGCAATCCAACGCGTAAAGTTTTTCGACCCGATGCTCTGTTGACGTTCGCCCGGCGCGCTTTCTTTTGCGAAGGCCTGATTTTGCGTTGTTTTCAGCAGTTCGTCCAGAGAGGACTGAAGAGTTAGATTAATCTGTATCTGCGCGCGGATTTCGCTGTTGTACCCTTCGGCCAGGGCGCGGGCTTCGCTGAGATCTGTTTTCAGCACGTTGATATAAGTCTGACACGCCTGAACCGCGTCCACTAGCGCATCACCATTTTTCACCAGCTCTTCGCGAAGCTCTCTCTGGCTCTTTGTATCCCGCTGCATTGTGCAGTGCAAATCGTCCAGCTGGCGCTGCATCGTTTCGCGCAGCAATGCCAGCTCCCGGTAATGGTGCTCACGCTCGCCGTCCAGGCTCTTTTGCAGCAGGTGAAGGCGGGCGCTTAGCCGCTGTACCTCCGTCTGGGGCGGGACTTTTTGCCGCACGCTCGCCAGCTCGGCCCGCAGATGTACTACCTCCGCCTCAGCCGCCTTCAAGCGGGCGGCCATGGTCGGATCCTGCCCCGGCACGCGCTGCAGATTAACGCCAGTCAGCGCCTGCTCGATTTCGTGGAGGATTTCGGCTCTGCTGCTGTTTTTCATCCGGTTGCATGCGCTGGCTAAAAAGCTGGCCGCCTCGTTGACGTTTACCGTCCCGAAGGCCTTTTTAATCAGATTCTGAATCATGCTCACGCGGCGTGTTCCTGTGGTTTGGGCGGCAACCGGACGCCGACGGTAATAGAGTCATCGGCATCCGGCGCTTTTTCTTTATTAATCAGAAAAGACGTTTAAAACGTAGCCCAGTTGTCATCGTTTTCCACCGCCTTCACGGCTTTTAGCTTCGTGATTTTACCCTCTGGTTTTGCCATTTTTTGGGGCGACTGAGCGTTGAGGCGAAAAATCCCTACCGCGGCGGTCAGGCGGGCGGCCTGCTCTTCCAGCGAAACAGCCGCCGCCGAAGCTTCTTCCACCAGCGAGGCGTTCTGCTGGGTGACGTTATCCATTTCGTTGATAGCCTGGCCCACCTGCACAATTCCCCGGCTCTGCTCGTCGGACGCGGCGGCAATTTCCAGCATGATGTCGGTAACGCGGCGCACCGCCTCCACCAGGCCGTTCATGGTGTCGCCCGCCTGCATAACCTGGCGGGAACCGGCATCGATTAACGTTACCGACTCGCCGATAAGCCCTTCGATCTCTTTTGCGGCCTGCGCGCTGCGTTGGGCAAGTGTGCGCACTTCGCTGGCGACAACCGCAAAGCCTCTGCCCTGCTCCCCGGCTCGCGCTGCCTCAACCGCCGCGTTAAGTGCAAGTATATTGGTCTGGAAAGCAATGCTGTTGATGACCGCAGTGATCTCGGAGATCTTCTTCGAGCTGCTGGAGATATTGTTCATGGTCGTCACCACGCCGGAAACCATACGTCCTCCGTCGCTTGCCTTATGGGAGGCATCTTCCGCCAGCCTGCTGGCGTGATGGGCGTTATCGGCGTTTTGCTTCACCGTCGCGGTCAGCTGCTCCATGCTGGCCGCCGTCTGCTCCAGGGCTGCCGCCTGCTCTTCGGTACGCGAAGAGAGATCGGTGTTGCCGGCGCTGATCTCACTGGTGCCCTGATAAATCGCCTCGGCCCCTTCGCGCACGGTTCCCACCGTTTTTACCAGCGACGCCTGCATATCCTGTAGGTGCTGGCTGAGCCTGCCGATTTCGCTGCGCCCGCTCGGCTGCGGCGGCAGGGTTAAATCACCTGCGGCGATGCTTTCGATGCGCACGGCGGCCTGCTGTAATGGCCCAATGACCACCCGACGCAGCATCACGAAGGTGAAAATGGTCATAAACAGCGCAACCCCGAAGGCTCCCGCCATAACAATCATGCTCAGCCGCGTGCGTGCATGCGCCTGCTGGCCCAGCGCGTTTGCCCTTTCGGTACGGATGGCAATCGCTTTCAGCAGCACGGAGTTATAGTCCGCATCCAGCTGGCGGGCCGTTTCCGTTTCATGCTTGATGATCGCCTCAAACATGCCGTTTTTGGCATATTTGATCATCGGCTGAAGTCCCTGAGCGACGTAGGCGGTAAAGCGCCCGTTTAAATCCGCATCCAGCGCTTCATCTGCGGGCGTTTTTACGCGTCGATTCATGTAGGCGCTGAAGCCATCCTGAGCCTGTTTAATGCGTTTTTCGGCTTCGGCGATATTGCGCTTGTTGTCTTCCATTTCGCCCACGCGGACGGCGGAACCAGCGTGAATGATATTCAGGCGCGCCGTGCGCAGGTGGTTTGAGCTATTCGAGATCCCCGTTCTGACCTGAATCTCCTCGGTGACGTCCTGAAGGGCATTATTGCTCTGGATCAGAAAGTAGCTCGCCAGCGCGATACACAGCGCAAACAGCACTAAAATGCCGCCGAGAATGGCGCTGAACAGCGGAACGAGGCGGATGTGATGCCAGAAGTAGACTGAATCCTGCGAGGAGATTGTTTTTGTAGCCATGTCCCTGGAGTCTCTTGTAGGTAAGGTATCGTGAAGTCGATATCGGCCTGCAAAAGCAAAGCATTACGGACATGGCTCAGAAGTGTGGGCTGCGTAACAAATTATCTACAAATGCCGCTTATTTCCCCTGCAGAACGATTTCCGCCGCCTTTGCCAGCACGTCGCGGCGCGCTTCGGCATCCTGCTTATGCTGGGTGAAATAGACGGTCAGCACCTGCGGAGCTTTTTGCGGCGGCCAGATCACCGCCACGTCGTTGGTGGTGCCGTAATCCCCGGCGCCGGTTTTATCCCCCACCACCCAGCCTTCCGGCGTGCCCGCGCGGATACTTTTCGCGCCCGTCTGGTTCTGTTTCATCCAGTTCTGCAGCAGCTGTTTTTGCTCTGCTTTAAGGGCATTGCCCAGCACCAGCTTTTGCAGGTTGGCGGCCATTGCCTCCGGCGTGGTGGTATCACGCTCGTCGCCTGGAATGGCGGTGTTCAGCTCCGGCTCCCAGCGGACGAGGTGGGTTTTACCGTCCCCTAAAGTTGCGGCAAGCTGGGCAATGCCTGACGGCCCACCAATTTCTTTAAGCAGGATATTCCCGGCAGTGTTATCGCTCCATTCAATTGCCGCTGCTGCGATATCCGTCATTTTCATGCCCTTCCCGACGTGCTTCTCCGTCACGGGGGACCAGCTCACCAGGTCGCTTTGCTGCCAGGTAACATTTTTATCCAGCAGATCCGGCTGCCGTTCGCTTTTCCTGAGCACTGCCGCTGCGGCCAGCACTTTAAAGGTGCTGGTCATCGGAAAGCGTTCATTTCCACGATAGCTGTAGCGCTTGCCCGTGGCGGTATCAATAAGCGTGACGCCAAGACGGCCATCGGCACTTTTTTCCAGCGCCGCAAGCTGCGCATCCAGGGACGAGGACGCGGCCCAGGCTGGGGTGCCGGCAAGAAAAATAGCGAGCAGAGAAAGAGGTAAAATGTGTTTCATTTCAGGGCCCTTTATAGGTGCAGGTGACGAGGCCGTGCCATGGTAGCAAGTATAGTGATCTTAACAAACGCCCGGCACGGCGCTTTTTGACCGCGCTATTTTGTTAAACAGGAGTAAACTTGCTGTAATTATTTGCGCAACAAGACAGACACCGATGAAATTTAAACCTGCCATAAAGCCCTATTCTGCCGCAGCCGGCGGCTGGGGATCCCTGGAAGCCACTACCCGCTTCGTTCTCGACAGCAGGCACGCCCTGAAAAATTTGCGCAACCTGATGCGTATGAACAAAGCCAAAGGCTTTGACTGCCCCGGCTGTGCCTGGGGAGACGATAACAAAAGCACCTTCAGCTTCTGCGAAAACGGTGCTAAAGCCGTGACCTGGGAAGCTACGCGCCGCTTTATCGACGCGCAATTTTTTGCAGCGCACAGCGTCAGCAAGCTGTACCAACAAAGCGACTACTTTCTGGAATATCAGGGCCGACTGACCGAACC encodes the following:
- the bla gene encoding class A beta-lactamase; its protein translation is MKHILPLSLLAIFLAGTPAWAASSSLDAQLAALEKSADGRLGVTLIDTATGKRYSYRGNERFPMTSTFKVLAAAAVLRKSERQPDLLDKNVTWQQSDLVSWSPVTEKHVGKGMKMTDIAAAAIEWSDNTAGNILLKEIGGPSGIAQLAATLGDGKTHLVRWEPELNTAIPGDERDTTTPEAMAANLQKLVLGNALKAEQKQLLQNWMKQNQTGAKSIRAGTPEGWVVGDKTGAGDYGTTNDVAVIWPPQKAPQVLTVYFTQHKQDAEARRDVLAKAAEIVLQGK